GATTATCCTAGCTTTGCAGACATGTTTTTCTTATCACGTTGAGACTTGTTAACTGCCATGTATAATCCTTCTCTAACTCAAGTACCTCGCCGTCAAGGCGCACCTATCATTCCCATCCAGCACGAGTCTTCCATTTTAAAGTGGCTAGAAAGCAGTGGCCGACTGATTTCGCGTGAACTGCAAGATGTGGACTACCTGGATAGCGAGGAAGAAATTGCGGACTTGATGTCGAGTGACGAGTCTGGCTACGAATTGGATGATG
The DNA window shown above is from Cyanobacteriota bacterium and carries:
- a CDS encoding DUF3134 domain-containing protein, whose protein sequence is MYNPSLTQVPRRQGAPIIPIQHESSILKWLESSGRLISRELQDVDYLDSEEEIADLMSSDESGYELDDDEEDMLDLDE